One genomic segment of Cellulophaga sp. HaHaR_3_176 includes these proteins:
- a CDS encoding gliding motility-associated C-terminal domain-containing protein, which yields MKKTSLKKNRYLKYFYLLFFISFVGFPNIGISNLVIDSISNYTSTLFADPILDLNSTTAGVDKEVQFKPTTGNLSALATVPSLASDTNTILSATINFSGNTDNTEFLYVTNGPAQFNFTTPSSTQNFNVNSTTITLTQNLSNFTITEEFGNPIPNADFLAFLNTLFYRNNTNTPTDGIRVADITITDASSATATAQSIIRVYTTAPVATDDSNSIIANSTGTVTGNIITNDTGNSLSVSEVDVYPAQVGNPYQTLYGSLTIQANGTYTYDVDETSSSVTGLKSGESLVDIVSYTIADNMGIIDYGILSVTINGVDEAPVAQDNADEIVVTTETNISGNIITDIGDDGADSLDRGLSTLVWENEYPTNGTAVNGTNRTIDGVELSFTSTDPSNIGEATNQTVTTATNGGHTGYLLYRINAETSPSNDTELIIDFDEPVYNLGFLLVDIDFPQSTSWQDQMKINGSLSGTTSNFDFVTTGGVVDAGNNTFYGIGNAITSDATGNVNVYFTEPIDQLILSYNYGPNATDNDKGTQIAGVSDIYWQGGLDNIVISQIDGSAGNVDTSYVGTYGTILVNSDGSYTYTPDTNNPAVAGLLTGDTLTESFSYRLSDGTNFDDANLIITLKGSKTAPTIDITTPIEGDGIVNATEDDDVTISGVTTDVEDGQIVTVTFDDGTNTPVTTTATVTGNAWAAPDVDISGLNNGNIIVTADVTDFGGNPATDTETIILDNTTPTIDITTPIEGDGIVNATEDDDVTISGVTTDVEDGQIVTVTFDDGTNTPVTTTATVTGNAWTATDVDISGLDDGNITVTADVTDVALNPATDTETIVLDNTTPTIDITTPIEGDGIVNATEDGDVTISGTTTDVEDGQIVTVTFDDGTNTPVTTTATVTGNAWTATDVDISGLDDGNITVTADVTDVALNPATDTETIVLDNTTPTIDITTPIEGDGIVNATEDGDVTISGVTTDVEDGQIVTVTFDDGTNTPVTTTATVTGNAWTATDVDISGLNNGNITVTADVTDVALNPATDTETIILDNTTPTIDITTPIEGDGIVNATEDGDVTISGTTTDVEDGQIVTVTFDDGTNTPVTTTATVTGNAWTATDVDISGLNNGNITVTADVTDVALNPATDTETIILDNTTPTIDITTPIEGDGIVNATEDGDVTISGTTTDVEDGQIVTVTFDDGTNTPVTTTATVTGNVWTATDVDISGLDDGNITVTADVTDVALNPATDTETIVLDNTTPTIDITTPIEGDGIVNATEDGDVTISGVTTDVEDGQIVTVTFDDGTNTPVTTTATVTGNAWTATDVDISGLDDGNITVTADVTDVALNPATDTETIILDNTTPTIDITTPIEGDGIVNATEDGDVTISGTTTDVEDGQIVTVTFDDGTNTPVTTTATVTGNAWTATDVDISGLNNGNITVTADVTDVALNPATDTETIILDNTTPTIDITTPIEGDGIVNATEDGDVTISGTTTDVEDGQIVTVTFDDGTNTPVTTTATVTGNAWTATDVDISGLNNGNITVTADVTDVALNPATDTETIILDNTTPTIDITTPIEGDGIVNATEDGDVTISGTTTDVEDGQIVTVTFDDGTNTPVTTTATVTGNVWTATDVDISGLDDGNITVTADVTDVALNPATDTETIVLDNTTPTIDITTPIEGDGIVNATEDGDVTISGVTTDVEDGQIVTVTFDDGTNTPVTTTATVTGNAWTATDVDISGLDDGNITVTADVTDVALNPATDTETIILDNTTPTIDITTPIEGDGIVNATEDGDVTISGTTTDVEDGQIVTVTFDDGTNTPVTTTATVTGNAWTATDVDISGLDDGNITVTADVTDVALNPATDTETIVLDNTTPTIDITTPIEGDGIVNATEDGDVTISGTTTDVEDGQIVTVTFDDGTNTPVTTTATVTGNVWTATDVDISGLDDGNITVTADVTDVALNPATDTETIVLDNTTPTIDITTPIEGDGIVNATEDGDVTISGVTTDVEDGQIVTVTFDDGTNTPVTTTATVTGNAWTATDVDISGLDDGNITVTADVTDVALNPATDTETIILDNTTPTIDITTPIEGDGIVNATEDGDVTISGTTTDVEDGQIVTVTFDDGTNTPVTTTATVTGNAWTATDVDISGLNNGNIIVTADVTDFGGNPATDTETIILDNTTPTIDITTPIEGDGIVNATEDGDVTISGTTTNVEDGQIVTVTFDDGTNTPVTTTATVTGNAWTATDVDISGLDDGNITVTADVTDVALNPATDTETIVLDNTTPTIDITTPIEGDGIVNATEDGDVTISGTTTDVEDGQIVTVTFDDGTNTPVTTTATVTGNAWTATDVDISGLNNGNIIVTADVTDFGGNPATDTETIILDNVLPTTPTVVITEDTNNDGLLSEDELIGNIGVQVNLPADAIAGDTVTITDGNGGLQNVVLSPTDITNGTIDIEFVSPGDGGTIVATATITDIAGNVGPDSTTDTAVLDLTDPIVDSFSTIDITPLLAGQGNPNETIVLELDIDGDNITDITYTVVTDNNGDWSLDTENATPDSGNFPILVDEDIINITATDPAGNSGTGAVTISVDTDGDGLTDNDEVNLGTDPNNTDSDGDGINDGQEVTVDNTNPLDDCSSNGGTGLPDSDCDEDGLTTAEETAAGTDPINPDSDNDGLTDGEEIALGTDPLNPDSDGDLINDGQEVTDATNPLDDCDSVGGTALPANDCDGDGLTTSQEDAIGTDPNNADTDGDNINDGQEVIDGTDPLNACESIGGTPSIENGCNPEIVESGIAISNEILTPDNDGVNDIFRIENIESFSDNTVQIYNRWGVIVYEMTGYDNGGNSFKGISNGRATVQSDSELPVGVYFYVIQYNNDGRNLTKAGYLYINR from the coding sequence ATGAAAAAAACAAGCTTAAAAAAAAATAGATACCTTAAGTATTTCTATCTTTTATTTTTTATTTCGTTTGTAGGCTTTCCAAATATTGGAATTTCTAATTTAGTAATTGATAGTATTTCAAATTATACTTCAACTTTATTTGCTGACCCTATTTTAGATTTAAATTCTACAACTGCAGGGGTAGACAAAGAAGTTCAATTTAAACCTACTACAGGAAATCTTTCTGCTTTGGCGACAGTTCCAAGTTTAGCGTCTGATACAAATACAATTTTAAGTGCGACCATAAATTTTTCTGGAAACACTGATAATACTGAATTTCTTTATGTAACTAATGGCCCAGCACAATTTAATTTCACGACTCCTAGTAGTACTCAAAATTTTAATGTAAATAGTACTACAATTACACTTACTCAAAATTTAAGTAACTTCACAATTACCGAAGAATTTGGAAACCCTATACCTAATGCTGATTTTTTAGCCTTTTTAAATACATTATTTTATAGAAATAATACAAATACGCCAACCGATGGTATAAGAGTTGCTGATATAACAATAACAGATGCTAGCTCTGCTACTGCAACAGCACAAAGTATTATTAGAGTTTATACAACTGCTCCCGTGGCAACTGATGATTCTAATTCTATAATTGCAAATTCAACAGGTACCGTTACAGGTAATATTATTACAAATGATACAGGTAATTCTCTTTCTGTTTCTGAGGTAGACGTTTATCCTGCACAAGTTGGTAATCCGTATCAAACATTATATGGTTCATTAACAATACAAGCAAATGGTACTTATACATATGATGTTGATGAAACGAGCTCTTCTGTTACAGGTTTAAAAAGTGGAGAATCTTTAGTAGATATTGTATCATATACAATTGCTGATAATATGGGTATTATAGATTATGGTATTTTATCGGTCACAATTAATGGGGTTGATGAAGCTCCTGTAGCTCAAGATAATGCAGATGAAATTGTTGTAACGACAGAAACTAATATCTCAGGTAATATTATTACTGATATAGGTGATGATGGTGCCGATTCTTTAGATAGAGGCTTATCTACACTTGTTTGGGAAAATGAATATCCAACAAATGGTACTGCTGTAAATGGCACTAATAGAACCATTGATGGTGTAGAACTTAGTTTTACATCAACAGACCCTTCAAATATTGGCGAGGCTACTAACCAAACGGTAACAACAGCTACAAATGGTGGTCATACAGGTTATTTATTGTATCGAATAAATGCAGAAACAAGCCCATCAAACGATACCGAATTAATTATAGATTTTGATGAACCCGTTTACAACCTAGGATTTTTATTGGTTGATATTGATTTCCCTCAAAGCACATCATGGCAAGATCAAATGAAAATTAATGGTTCATTATCAGGTACTACATCTAATTTTGATTTTGTTACAACAGGTGGTGTTGTAGATGCAGGCAACAATACCTTTTATGGTATTGGTAATGCTATTACTAGTGATGCTACAGGAAATGTAAATGTTTATTTTACTGAACCAATAGATCAATTAATACTAAGCTACAATTATGGACCAAATGCTACTGATAATGACAAAGGTACACAAATAGCAGGCGTATCTGATATATACTGGCAGGGTGGTCTTGATAATATAGTAATTTCTCAAATAGATGGTTCCGCCGGTAATGTAGATACATCATATGTAGGCACTTACGGAACTATATTGGTCAATTCTGATGGTAGTTATACGTATACACCAGATACAAACAATCCTGCAGTTGCTGGTTTATTAACTGGCGACACTCTTACCGAATCTTTTTCATATAGACTTTCTGACGGTACTAATTTCGATGATGCAAATTTAATAATTACATTAAAAGGTTCTAAAACTGCTCCGACTATAGATATAACAACTCCGATTGAAGGTGATGGTATTGTTAATGCTACGGAAGATGACGATGTAACAATTTCAGGTGTAACAACAGATGTAGAAGATGGACAAATTGTAACCGTAACTTTTGATGATGGTACAAATACTCCGGTAACAACTACAGCTACCGTAACTGGTAATGCTTGGGCAGCTCCTGATGTTGATATTTCTGGATTGAATAATGGTAACATTATTGTAACTGCAGATGTAACAGATTTTGGAGGTAACCCTGCAACGGATACTGAAACGATTATTTTAGATAATACCACTCCTACTATTGATATTACAACTCCGATTGAAGGCGATGGTATTGTTAATGCTACGGAAGATGACGATGTAACAATTTCAGGTGTAACAACAGATGTAGAAGATGGACAAATTGTAACCGTAACTTTTGATGATGGTACAAATACTCCGGTAACAACTACAGCTACCGTAACTGGTAATGCTTGGACCGCTACAGATGTAGATATCTCTGGATTGGATGATGGGAACATTACCGTTACTGCAGATGTTACTGATGTAGCACTGAATCCAGCAACGGATACTGAAACGATTGTTTTAGATAATACCACTCCTACTATTGATATTACAACGCCGATTGAAGGTGATGGCATTGTCAATGCTACGGAAGATGGAGATGTGACAATTTCTGGTACAACTACCGATGTGGAAGATGGACAAATTGTAACCGTAACTTTTGATGATGGTACAAATACTCCGGTAACAACTACAGCTACCGTAACTGGTAATGCTTGGACCGCTACCGATGTAGATATCTCTGGATTGGATGATGGGAACATTACCGTTACTGCAGATGTTACTGATGTAGCACTGAATCCAGCAACGGATACTGAAACGATTGTTTTAGATAATACCACTCCTACTATTGATATTACAACGCCGATTGAAGGCGATGGCATTGTCAATGCTACGGAAGATGGAGATGTGACTATTTCAGGTGTAACTACCGATGTAGAAGATGGACAAATTGTAACCGTAACTTTTGATGATGGTACAAATACTCCGGTAACAACTACAGCTACCGTAACTGGTAATGCTTGGACCGCTACAGATGTAGATATCTCTGGATTGAATAATGGTAACATTACCGTTACTGCAGATGTTACTGATGTAGCACTGAATCCAGCAACGGATACTGAAACGATTATTTTAGATAATACTACTCCTACTATTGATATTACAACGCCGATTGAAGGTGATGGCATTGTCAATGCTACGGAAGATGGAGATGTGACTATTTCTGGTACAACTACCGATGTGGAAGATGGACAAATTGTAACCGTAACTTTTGATGATGGTACAAATACTCCGGTAACAACTACAGCTACCGTAACTGGTAATGCTTGGACCGCTACAGATGTAGATATCTCTGGATTGAATAATGGTAACATTACCGTTACTGCAGATGTTACTGATGTAGCACTGAATCCAGCAACGGATACTGAAACGATTATTTTAGATAATACCACTCCTACTATTGATATTACAACGCCGATTGAAGGTGATGGCATTGTCAATGCTACGGAAGATGGCGATGTGACTATTTCTGGTACAACTACCGATGTAGAAGATGGACAAATTGTAACCGTAACTTTTGATGATGGTACAAATACTCCGGTAACAACTACAGCTACCGTAACTGGTAATGTTTGGACCGCTACCGATGTAGATATCTCTGGATTGGATGATGGGAACATTACCGTTACTGCAGATGTTACTGATGTAGCACTGAATCCAGCAACGGATACTGAAACGATTGTTTTAGATAATACCACTCCTACTATTGATATTACAACGCCGATTGAAGGTGATGGCATTGTCAATGCTACGGAAGATGGAGATGTAACAATTTCAGGTGTAACAACAGATGTAGAAGATGGACAAATTGTAACCGTAACTTTTGATGATGGTACAAATACTCCGGTAACAACTACAGCTACCGTAACTGGTAATGCTTGGACAGCTACCGATGTAGATATCTCTGGATTGGATGATGGGAACATTACCGTTACTGCAGATGTTACTGATGTAGCACTGAATCCAGCAACAGATACTGAAACGATTATTTTAGATAATACCACTCCTACTATTGATATTACAACGCCGATTGAAGGTGATGGCATTGTCAATGCTACGGAAGATGGAGATGTGACTATTTCTGGTACAACTACCGATGTGGAAGATGGACAAATTGTAACCGTAACTTTTGATGATGGTACAAATACTCCGGTAACAACTACAGCTACCGTAACTGGTAATGCTTGGACCGCTACAGATGTAGATATCTCTGGATTGAATAATGGTAACATTACCGTTACTGCAGATGTTACTGATGTAGCACTGAATCCAGCAACGGATACTGAAACGATTATTTTAGATAATACTACTCCTACTATTGATATTACAACGCCGATTGAAGGTGATGGCATTGTCAATGCTACGGAAGATGGAGATGTGACTATTTCTGGTACAACTACCGATGTGGAAGATGGACAAATTGTAACCGTAACTTTTGATGATGGTACAAATACTCCGGTAACAACTACAGCTACCGTAACTGGTAATGCTTGGACCGCTACAGATGTAGATATCTCTGGATTGAATAATGGTAACATTACCGTTACTGCAGATGTTACTGATGTAGCACTGAATCCAGCAACGGATACTGAAACGATTATTTTAGATAATACCACTCCTACTATTGATATTACAACGCCGATTGAAGGTGATGGCATTGTCAATGCTACGGAAGATGGCGATGTGACTATTTCTGGTACAACTACCGATGTAGAAGATGGACAAATTGTAACCGTAACTTTTGATGATGGTACAAATACTCCGGTAACAACTACAGCTACCGTAACTGGTAATGTTTGGACCGCTACCGATGTAGATATCTCTGGATTGGATGATGGGAACATTACCGTTACTGCAGATGTTACTGATGTAGCACTGAATCCAGCAACGGATACTGAAACGATTGTTTTAGATAATACCACTCCTACTATTGATATTACAACGCCGATTGAAGGTGATGGCATTGTCAATGCTACGGAAGATGGAGATGTAACAATTTCAGGTGTAACAACAGATGTAGAAGATGGACAAATTGTAACCGTAACTTTTGATGATGGTACAAATACTCCGGTAACAACTACAGCTACCGTAACTGGTAATGCTTGGACAGCTACCGATGTAGATATCTCTGGATTGGATGATGGGAACATTACCGTTACTGCAGATGTTACTGATGTAGCACTGAATCCAGCAACAGATACTGAAACGATTATTTTAGATAATACCACTCCTACTATTGATATTACAACGCCGATTGAAGGTGATGGCATTGTCAATGCTACGGAAGATGGAGATGTGACTATTTCTGGTACAACTACCGATGTGGAAGATGGACAAATTGTAACCGTAACTTTTGATGATGGTACAAATACTCCGGTAACAACTACAGCTACCGTAACTGGTAATGCTTGGACCGCTACCGATGTAGATATTTCTGGATTGGATGATGGGAATATTACCGTTACTGCAGATGTTACTGATGTAGCACTGAATCCAGCAACGGATACTGAAACGATTGTTTTAGATAATACCACTCCTACTATTGATATTACAACGCCGATTGAAGGCGATGGCATTGTCAATGCTACGGAAGATGGAGATGTGACTATTTCTGGTACAACTACCGATGTGGAAGATGGACAAATTGTAACCGTAACTTTTGATGATGGTACAAATACTCCGGTAACAACTACAGCTACCGTAACTGGTAATGTTTGGACCGCTACCGATGTAGATATCTCTGGATTGGATGATGGGAACATTACCGTTACTGCAGATGTTACTGATGTAGCACTGAATCCAGCAACGGATACTGAAACGATTGTTTTAGATAATACCACTCCTACTATTGATATTACAACGCCGATTGAAGGTGATGGCATTGTCAATGCTACGGAAGATGGAGATGTAACAATTTCAGGTGTAACAACAGATGTAGAAGATGGACAAATTGTAACCGTAACTTTTGATGATGGTACAAATACTCCGGTAACAACTACAGCTACCGTAACTGGTAATGCTTGGACAGCTACCGATGTAGATATCTCTGGATTGGATGATGGGAACATTACCGTTACTGCAGATGTTACTGATGTAGCACTGAATCCAGCAACAGATACTGAAACGATTATTTTAGATAATACCACTCCTACTATTGATATTACAACGCCGATTGAAGGTGATGGCATTGTCAATGCTACGGAAGATGGAGATGTGACTATTTCTGGTACAACTACCGATGTGGAAGATGGACAAATTGTAACCGTAACTTTTGATGATGGTACAAATACTCCGGTAACAACTACAGCTACCGTAACTGGTAATGCTTGGACCGCTACAGATGTAGATATCTCTGGATTGAATAATGGTAACATTATTGTGACTGCAGATGTAACAGATTTTGGAGGTAACCCTGCAACGGATACTGAAACGATTATTTTAGATAATACCACTCCTACTATTGATATTACAACGCCGATTGAAGGCGATGGTATTGTCAATGCTACGGAAGATGGAGATGTGACTATTTCTGGTACAACTACCAATGTGGAAGATGGACAAATTGTAACCGTAACTTTTGATGATGGTACAAATACTCCGGTAACAACTACAGCTACCGTAACTGGTAATGCTTGGACCGCTACCGATGTAGATATCTCTGGATTGGATGATGGGAACATTACCGTTACTGCAGATGTTACTGATGTAGCACTGAATCCAGCAACGGATACTGAAACGATTGTTTTAGATAATACCACTCCTACTATTGATATTACAACGCCGATTGAAGGTGATGGCATTGTCAATGCTACGGAAGATGGCGATGTGACTATTTCTGGTACAACTACCGATGTGGAAGATGGACAAATTGTAACCGTAACTTTTGATGATGGTACAAATACTCCGGTAACAACTACAGCTACCGTAACTGGTAATGCTTGGACCGCTACCGATGTAGATATCTCTGGATTGAATAATGGTAACATTATTGTGACTGCAGATGTAACAGATTTTGGAGGTAACCCTGCAACGGATACTGAAACGATTATTTTAGATAATGTGCTCCCTACTACTCCTACAGTTGTAATTACAGAAGATACGAATAATGATGGGTTATTATCAGAAGACGAATTAATAGGAAATATCGGAGTACAAGTTAATTTACCAGCTGATGCTATTGCAGGTGACACGGTTACTATTACAGATGGCAATGGAGGATTACAAAACGTTGTTCTTTCTCCTACTGATATTACCAACGGAACTATAGATATAGAGTTTGTTAGTCCTGGTGACGGTGGAACAATCGTAGCTACGGCTACTATTACTGATATTGCTGGCAACGTAGGACCTGATAGCACAACAGATACTGCTGTACTTGATCTTACTGATCCGATAGTTGATAGTTTCTCTACTATAGATATAACTCCCCTACTAGCTGGTCAAGGAAATCCTAATGAAACTATAGTATTAGAGTTAGATATTGACGGTGATAACATCACAGATATTACATACACTGTAGTTACAGATAATAATGGTGATTGGAGTTTGGATACAGAAAATGCAACTCCTGATAGTGGCAACTTCCCTATACTTGTCGATGAAGATATTATAAATATTACAGCGACAGACCCTGCTGGAAATTCAGGAACTGGAGCAGTAACTATTTCTGTTGATACTGATGGTGATGGACTTACTGATAACGATGAAGTTAACTTAGGAACAGACCCTAATAATACTGACTCTGATGGTGATGGAATTAATGACGGACAAGAAGTAACTGTTGATAATACGAATCCACTAGATGATTGTAGTTCTAATGGAGGTACAGGATTACCAGATAGCGATTGTGATGAAGACGGATTAACTACTGCAGAAGAAACTGCGGCTGGCACAGACCCTATCAATCCAGATTCTGATAATGATGGTTTAACTGATGGAGAAGAGATTGCTTTAGGAACAGATCCTTTAAATCCTGATTCTGATGGAGATCTAATTAATGATGGACAAGAAGTAACAGATGCGACAAATCCTTTAGATGATTGTGATTCTGTTGGAGGTACAGCCTTACCTGCTAATGACTGTGATGGCGATGGATTAACCACATCACAAGAAGATGCAATAGGAACTGATCCGAACAACGCAGATACTGATGGAGACAATATTAATGATGGACAAGAAGTTATTGATGGTACAGATCCATTAAATGCTTGTGAATCAATCGGTGGAACTCCCTCTATAGAAAATGGATGTAACCCTGAAATTGTTGAAAGTGGAATCGCAATAAGTAATGAAATTTTAACTCCTGATAATGATGGTGTAAATGATATCTTTAGAATTGAAAATATAGAATCATTCTCAGATAATACTGTACAAATTTACAACAGATGGGGTGTCATTGTTTACGAAATGACTGGTTATGATAATGGAGGAAATTCTTTTAAAGGAATTTCAAATGGAAGAGCTACAGTTCAATCTGATTCTGAATTACCTGTTGGAGTATACTTCTATGTTATACAATATAACAATGATGGAAGAAACTTAACCAAAGCAGGTTACTTATATATTAATAGATAA
- a CDS encoding CCA tRNA nucleotidyltransferase, with the protein MQTNYKLALTNPIFSTISEAADELGIDCYVIGGFVRDFILKRGSAKDIDVVAIGNGIDLAKKVASKIKGKPEVSIFKNFGTAMVKLDDTELEFVGARKESYHTDSRKPVVEDGTLDDDQKRRDFTINALAISLNKKTYGELLDPFNGIEDLENKTIKTPLEPGITYSDDPLRMMRAIRFATQLSFEIEETSLNAITEHKDRIKIISKERIVDELHKILASKKPSVGFTLLHKTGLLDYILPELTALQGIEEVEGQRHKDNFWHTLEVVDNIAENTENLWLRWAALLHDIGKAPTKKFDKKIGWTFHAHEFIGAKMVYKLFKRLRMPLNDKMKFVQKMVMMSSRPIVLSQDIATDSAVRRLVFDAGEYVDDLMTLCEADITTKNPKKQKKYKNNFKIVRQKIVEVEERDHVRNFQPPITGEEIMATFNLKPSKEIGILKEVIKEAILEGDIPNEYKSAYALMLEKGKKMGLKSI; encoded by the coding sequence ATGCAAACGAATTACAAACTAGCCCTTACAAATCCTATTTTTTCAACTATTTCAGAAGCTGCTGATGAGCTTGGAATAGACTGTTATGTTATTGGCGGTTTTGTTCGTGATTTTATATTGAAAAGAGGCTCTGCTAAAGATATTGATGTAGTTGCTATTGGTAACGGAATTGACTTAGCAAAAAAAGTAGCTTCTAAAATAAAAGGAAAACCTGAAGTATCTATCTTTAAGAACTTCGGTACTGCCATGGTTAAGCTCGACGATACTGAATTAGAGTTTGTTGGTGCTAGAAAAGAAAGCTACCATACTGATAGCAGAAAACCTGTTGTAGAAGATGGTACTTTAGATGATGACCAAAAAAGAAGAGACTTTACTATAAATGCACTTGCTATATCTTTAAACAAAAAAACTTATGGCGAATTATTAGATCCATTTAATGGCATTGAAGATTTAGAAAATAAAACTATCAAAACTCCTTTAGAGCCAGGTATTACTTATTCTGATGACCCTTTAAGAATGATGCGTGCTATACGTTTTGCAACTCAGTTAAGTTTTGAAATTGAAGAAACTTCATTAAATGCTATAACAGAACATAAAGACAGAATTAAAATTATATCTAAAGAACGTATTGTTGATGAGCTGCACAAAATACTTGCTAGCAAAAAACCCTCTGTAGGTTTTACTTTATTGCATAAAACAGGTTTACTTGATTATATTTTACCTGAGCTAACTGCTTTACAAGGTATTGAAGAGGTAGAAGGTCAACGTCATAAAGATAATTTTTGGCACACACTTGAAGTTGTCGATAACATAGCAGAAAACACCGAAAATTTATGGCTTAGGTGGGCTGCATTATTACATGATATAGGTAAAGCACCAACTAAAAAATTTGATAAAAAAATAGGATGGACATTTCATGCGCATGAATTTATTGGTGCTAAAATGGTATACAAACTATTTAAAAGATTGAGAATGCCATTAAATGACAAAATGAAATTTGTTCAAAAAATGGTAATGATGAGTTCTCGACCAATTGTACTTTCTCAAGACATTGCTACAGATTCAGCTGTTAGAAGACTGGTTTTTGATGCTGGTGAATATGTCGATGATTTAATGACATTATGTGAAGCAGACATCACAACAAAAAACCCTAAAAAACAGAAAAAGTATAAAAACAATTTTAAAATTGTCCGCCAAAAAATTGTTGAAGTTGAAGAGCGAGACCATGTACGTAACTTTCAACCTCCTATCACTGGAGAAGAAATAATGGCCACATTCAATCTAAAACCCTCAAAAGAAATAGGTATTCTTAAAGAAGTAATAAAAGAGGCTATTTTAGAAGGCGACATACCTAATGAGTATAAATCTGCTTATGCTTTAATGCTTGAAAAAGGTAAAAAAATGGGTTTAAAATCAATTTAA
- a CDS encoding type IX secretion system membrane protein PorP/SprF — MKKYIFILVFIIAGFETITAQQDAQYTQYMYNTIAINPAYAGSRGVLSIAALHRSQWVGLDGAPTTQTLNLNSPVSERVGLGLSIINDEIGNGTNQDTYFDAAFSYTVPVSNEGKLSFGLKAGGHLLNVDFSKLRNYGAESNLPNIDNKFSPNFGAGIYYHDEKFYAGLSVPNFLQTEHFDSAGNNSSSFLANERMNFYLISGYVFDLNHNLKFKPAGLLKAVQGAPLQLDVSANFLLDDTFSFGAAYRWDAAVSALVGFQISDQFMLGLAYDREITDLGATRFNDGSFEVFLRYELFTRYKKVLTPRFF, encoded by the coding sequence ATGAAAAAATACATTTTTATACTGGTATTCATAATTGCCGGATTTGAAACAATTACGGCACAGCAAGACGCTCAATATACACAGTATATGTACAACACTATTGCTATAAACCCCGCTTATGCTGGATCAAGAGGTGTATTAAGCATAGCTGCTTTACATCGATCACAATGGGTAGGGTTAGATGGAGCTCCAACAACACAAACGCTAAATTTAAATAGCCCAGTTTCTGAAAGAGTCGGCTTAGGTTTATCTATAATAAATGATGAAATTGGAAACGGTACAAATCAAGATACCTATTTTGATGCAGCCTTTTCATATACTGTACCTGTTTCTAATGAAGGAAAACTTTCCTTTGGTTTAAAAGCTGGTGGTCATCTTTTAAATGTAGATTTTTCGAAACTTAGAAATTATGGAGCTGAAAGCAACCTACCTAATATAGATAATAAGTTTTCTCCAAATTTTGGAGCTGGTATATATTATCATGATGAAAAATTTTATGCTGGTCTTTCTGTTCCTAATTTTTTACAAACAGAACATTTTGACAGTGCTGGAAATAATAGCTCTTCTTTTTTAGCTAATGAAAGAATGAACTTTTATTTAATTTCTGGATATGTATTTGATTTAAATCACAACTTAAAATTTAAGCCCGCAGGACTTTTAAAGGCTGTTCAAGGTGCTCCATTACAGTTAGATGTTTCTGCTAATTTCTTATTAGACGATACGTTTTCATTTGGAGCTGCTTATAGATGGGATGCAGCTGTCAGTGCCTTAGTAGGTTTCCAAATATCAGATCAATTCATGCTTGGTTTAGCATATGATAGGGAAATAACAGACTTAGGCGCTACCAGATTTAATGATGGTTCTTTTGAGGTGTTTTTAAGATATGAACTCTTCACTAGATACAAAAAAGTTTTAACTCCTAGATTTTTCTAA